A DNA window from Patagioenas fasciata isolate bPatFas1 chromosome 1, bPatFas1.hap1, whole genome shotgun sequence contains the following coding sequences:
- the LOC136107992 gene encoding trypsin-like gives MFHYSRVKNPYEVAFPVNTDDDDDKIVGGYTCAANSVPYQVSLNSGYHFCGGSLISSQWVVSAAHCYKSRIQVQLGKQNLALTESTEQFINAAKIIRHPNYSSITLDNDIMLIKLAKSAQLSRAVQTVALPTSCVAAGTTCLISGWGNLLSYGTQYPDDLQCLDAPVLTSSQCNRAYPGEITSNMICVGFLEGGKDSCQGDSGGPVVCDGQLQGIVSWGIGCAQRGYPGVYTKVCNYVSWIEATVAAN, from the exons TTGCCTTTCCCGTCAACACTGACGATGATGATGACAAGATCGTCGGAGGCTACACCTGTGCAGCGAACTCTGTCCCCTATCAGGTGTCCCTGAATTCTGGCTATCACTTCTGTGGAGGCTCCCTCATCAGCAGTCAATGGGTTGTTTCAGCTGCTCACTGCTACAAGAG TCGCATCCAAGTGCAACTTGGGAAACAGAACCTGGCACTCACAGAATCGACAGAGCAGTTCATTAACGCAGCTAAAATCATCCGCCACCCTAATTACAGCTCCATAACACTGGACAACGACATTATGCTCATCAAGCTCGCCAAATCAGCCCAGCTCAGCCGAGCTGTCCAAACAGTTGCTCTGCCAACCAGCTGTGTGGCCGCAGGCACCACATGCCTGATCTCTGGCTGGGGCAACCTGCTCAGCTATGGCA CTCAGTATCCAGATGACTTGCAGTGCCTGGATGCTCCTGTACTCACCTCAAGCCAGTGCAACCGAGCCTACCCTGGGGAAATTACCAGCAACATGATATGTGTAGGATTCCTGGAGGGAGGAAAAGATTCCTGCCAG GGAGATTCCGGAGGTCCAGTAGTCTGCGACGGGCAGCTCCAGGGCATTGTTTCTTGGGGTATTGGATGTGCGCAGAGAGGCTATCCTGGGGTTTACACTAAGGTTTGCAATTATGTCTCCTGGATCGAAGCAACTGTGGCTGCAAACTGA